Proteins from a single region of Primulina tabacum isolate GXHZ01 chromosome 5, ASM2559414v2, whole genome shotgun sequence:
- the LOC142546881 gene encoding beta-glucosidase 13-like yields MANLRCPAGTMLALLLFLICSSVTPTALGYEYELSNFSRSGFPPGFLFGAASAAYQYEGAAFEDGKGPSIWDNFTHRYPEKILDRSNGDVAMDFYHRYKGDVKIMKYLGLDVFRMSISWPRILPRGSLSGGVNQKGIDHYRNVFKELIANGVTPFVTLFHWDLPQELEDQYRGFLSPLIVNDYRDYVELCFKEFGDLVKYWLTVNEPFSFTDGGYDGGFIGHLAPYRCSPWANCPQGNSATEPYIVGHHLLLCHAEAVKVYKEKFQATQKGEIGIALVTHWFTSYSKSIADVRAAKRVTDFIFGWFTDPVVHGDYPKVMRSILGNRLPNFTDEQRKYLKGSFDFLGINYYTGNYASYSPSNAINVSSNTDYMAKLTTSKNGVPIGQPTGVGSFFVYPEGLRKLLVYVKDNYNNPTIYITENGIGDQDKGTIEESVTDPQRIDFYNRHLKAVQEAIGEGVKVKGFLAWSFMDCYEWNSGYTMKFGICHVDFQNNLTRTVKNSGIWFKNSLQNK; encoded by the exons ATGGCGAATTTGCGGTGCCCTGCAGGGACAATGCTAGCCCTTCTACTCTTTCTCATTTGCTCATCGGTCACTCCCACGGCActtggatacgaatacgaactCTCGAATTTCAGCCGGAGCGGTTTCCCGCCTGGTTTTCTGTTCGGAGCTGCCTCCGCCGCCTACCAG TATGAAGGTGCTGCATTTGAAGATGGGAAGGGACCGAGCATATGGGATAATTTCACCCACAGATATCCAG AAAAAATATTGGATAGGAGCAACGGAGATGTTGCCATGGATTTTTATCATCGATACAAG GGTGATGTGAAAATAATGAAGTACCTGGGACTCGACGTATTTAGAATGTCCATTTCTTGGCCTCGAATACTACCTC GTGGGAGTTTGAGTGGAGGTGTGAACCAGAAAGGGATTGACCATTACAGGAATGTCTTCAAGGAGCTCATAGCAAATG GTGTAACTCCATTTGTGACACTATTTCATTGGGATCTGCCTCAAGAACTAGAAGATCAGTACAGGGGCTTTTTAAGTCCTCTAATCGT AAATGATTATAGAGATTATGTGGAACTTTGCTTCAAGGAGTTTGGTGATCTAGTAAAGTATTGGCTCACAGTAAACGAGCCATTTTCTTTCACGGACGGCGGTTATGACGGCGGATTCATCGGACACCTTGCCCCGTATCGGTGCTCCCCATGGGCGAATTGCCCACAAGGAAATTCAGCAACAGAACCTTATATAGTAGGACATCATCTTCTCCTCTGTCATGCAGAAGCTGTCAAAGTTTACAAGGAGAAATTCCAG GCAACTCAAAAAGGTGAAATAGGGATAGCCTTGGTGACTCATTGGTTCACCTCTTATTCAAAAAGCATTGCCGATGTTCGCGCAGCCAAACGAGTAACTGATTTCATCTTCGGATG GTTTACTGATCCTGTGGTTCATGGAGATTATCCAAAAGTGATGAGATCCATATTGGGTAATCGATTACCCAATTTCACAGATGAACAaagaaaatatcttaaaggaTCCTTTGATTTTCTGGGAATAAACTATTATACTGGGAATTATGCATCTTATTCTCCTTCCAATGCCATCAATGTTAGCAGCAACACAGATTACATGGCTAAACTTACAA CTTCAAAAAATGGAGTGCCCATCGGTCAGCCG ACTGGAGTGGGTTCCTTCTTCGTGTACCCAGAAGGACTACGTAAGCTTCTTGTCTACGTGAAGGATAACTACAACAATCCAACAATTTATATTACAGAAAACG GGATTGGTGACCAGGACAAGGGTACCATAGAAGAGAGCGTAACAGACCCACAGCGAATTGATTTCTACAATCGTCATCTTAAGGCTGTTCAAGAAGCCATCGG AGAAGGCGTGAAAGTGAAGGGTTTCTTGGCATGGTCATTCATGGATTGTTACGAGTGGAATTCTGGTTACACCATGAAATTTGGTATTTGTCACGTGGACTTCCAAAATAATCTCACCAGAACCGTAAAAAATTCTGGAATCTGGTTCAAGAATTCCCTCCAAAATAAATAA